A genomic segment from Salvelinus alpinus chromosome 8, SLU_Salpinus.1, whole genome shotgun sequence encodes:
- the LOC139582883 gene encoding leucine-rich repeat-containing protein 15-like, whose translation MQLVACLAVLVIWVAEAVENCPDVCKCTKQTSPERSEVNCHKKGMRKFPSKLPPDSWILKMGENRIVDLPPNVLKPIPKIESINLERNVIKSIHPQAFSGARRLMLLNLYGNQINKLPPKGFQDLLNLRFLMLGQNQISSVKPDMFTGMRNLSDLDLPLNSLTALPSNAFKPLISLKVLDLALNRIQRISTKGFVGLTELLFLNLDNNSLKSIPAGAFKPLASLEMLVLDNNLLSTLTSATLEGLSNLQELYLRNNELERLPQDLFRHTPKLSQLALSGNRLKTVDGNMFTQLSGLKEVYLHDNPWTCDCNINNLVRWMSQTKANLSPLESLRCVAPAGYRDKALNSLKDQNLRCRA comes from the exons ATGCAGCTGGTAGCCTGCTTAGCAGTGCTGGTGATCTGGGTGGCAGAGGCTGTAGAGAACTGTCCCGATGTATGTAAATGCACCAAGCAAACCAGCCCtgaaaggtcagaggtcaactGCCACAAGAAGGGGATGAGGAAGTTCCCCTCCAAACTGCCCCCGGATTCCTGGATTCTTAAAATGG GCGAGAACAGAATAGTAGACCTCCCGCCAAACGTCCTGAAACCCATCCCGAAGATCGAAAGCATCAACTTGGAACGCAACGTCATCAAATCAATACACCCCCAGGCCTTCTCTGGAGCCCGGAGGCTGATGCTGCTCAACCTGTATGGGAATCAGATCAACAAACTGCCCCCGAAGGGCTTCCAGGACCTGCTCAACCTCCGCTTCCTCATGCTGGGCCAGAACCAGATTTCCAGTGTCAAACCAGACATGTTCACAGGCATGAGGAACCTCTCAGACCTGGACCTGCCTCTCAACTCTCTGACTGCCCTCCCTTCCAATGCCTTCAAGCCCTTGATCTCCCTCAAGGTCCTGGACCTGGCCCTCAACCGCATCCAGAGAATCTCCACCAAGGGCTTTGTGGGCTTGACGGAGTTGCTGTTCCTCAACCTGGACAACAACAGCCTAAAGAGCATCCCGGCTGGGGCCTTCAAGCCTCTGGCCTCCCTGGAGATGCTGGTGCTGGATAACAACCTGCTGTCCACGCTGACCTCAGCCACTCTGGAGGGCCTGTCCAACCTGCAGGAGCTCTACCTCAGGAACAATGAGCTGGAGAGGCTGCCCCAGGACCTGTTCAGACACACACCCAAGCTTTCCCAGCTGGCCCTCAGTGGGAACAGGCTGAAgactgtggatggaaacatgtTCACCCAGCTGTCTG GCCTGAAGGAGGTGTATCTCCATGACAACCCCTGGACGTGTGACTGCAACATCAACAACCTGGTGCGCTGGATGTCCCAGACCAAGGCCAACCTCTCCCCTTTGGAGTCCCTGAGGTGTGTTGCCCCAGCAGGTTACCGTGACAAAGCCCTCAATAGCCTCAAAGACCAGAATCTGCGCTGCCGGGCCTAG